DNA sequence from the Ruminococcus albus 7 = DSM 20455 genome:
ACTGGGATACTTTGATGGCATACCTTCAGCGTGGTCTTTCTGGACTTCATCAGCATGGCGCTGACCGTTGACTACCTGATCGGGCTTTATGCCATAGCAGCGGAAAAGTCCGCGTATATACCTCTCAGAACGGAATGAAGTGGTGTAAATCCAAAGTTCGATGCCCTCACTTTGGATATAGTTCATCAGCTCTACTGTGCCTGCACGAAGTCTCTCCTTGTAAATATACTTCATAGGGAACCGCAGAGAAGGTTCCACTTTGAATTTTTTTTTCTGATACGAACAGTGTATCATCAAGGTCAAAAGAAACTTTCATAATCGCTCCTAATCTCGTGTGAATTCCTTGCGGTATTCGCCGGGAGTGACCTCTTCATATCTTTTGAAAAGCTCGCAAAGGTATCCCGGTGTGCAGAAACCTGTTTCCACAGCGATCTGTTCGATAGGCTTTTCGGTGTTGGCGAGAAGTGTTTTGGCTTCACGGATACGGCGCTTAGCTACGTATTCTGTTGGACGGCAATTCAGTGATTTTCTGAAAAGTCTGCACAGATGCTGCTTGCTTACGCCGGATACATCGCATAGCTGCTCAAGTGTGATCTTTTCCTGGTAATTGCGGTTTATGTAATCAATAGCCTTTACAAGCGGCCCTGATGGTCCACTGCCTTCATACTCTCCTGATACTACTCTGTAAAAGTCGATCAGGAAATTATAAAGAAGACCTGATGCGCGGTAGTTGCCGAATATAGTATCATATCTGAGCGCTTCATGCATCTTCATAAAGCCTTCTTCCAGTACATTTATGTCGCTTAATCTGAAAACTCTCGGCTCGGTCATGCCGAATTCTTTAAGCATACGGTCATAGCCATAACCACCGGCAGTTATCCAGTGAGTATCCCAGACATCTCCTGTGGTGTAGTATTCATGCGGCACCTCAGCAGGCAGGAAAAATCCCATGTTAGGGGAGATACGGTAACTTGCACCGCCTACGTTCAGCATACCGCTGCCCTTGGTGCAGTAGATCAACTGCGGATATCTGAAGCCCTCAGGTCTGCTTACATGAGATTGATATTCATTCTTACCTATCGTTATTATGTATATTGGCAGCCTTGTTTCGGTGCCTATTATAGGATAATCGTCAAAGAACATAGTGTGTAACCTCCATAGGTTAATATTGTTATATTTATAATACCACAAATACTCTCTATCGTCAAGAAAAATGAGGCTGTCGTGCAAAATTCCACATTCTAAATAATTGCGGCACCTGATATTTGTGCAATAGTACGAAGGCTCATTTAATGTGTAAAGGCTGAAAATGCAAAGGACAGGTACATCCCGTGTATCTGTCCTTAATATTATATACTATTATATTACGATACCAGAAAAAAGTGTGTCAGAATTTTCCTCCTGAACCGCTGTGGCTACTGCCCGAGGAACTGTGATGTGATGATGTTCCTCCTCCGCCACCTCCGCTGCTTCGTTCGATATGGGTACGTGATACGTTCTTGTACAGGAAATTATCACGCTGTATGTTTACTTTGAAGCTGTTTTTGCGTATGTAGTCATCAGCGCCATGCTGCATGGATACGCTTGTAAGCTGGGATTTTATGGATTCAGAAATGATAAAGCCTATTACCGCACCGCCGACAATAGCACCTATATACCAGCCGTAATGCAGTTTACCCTTAGCCCTGTGATCGACATCGTATGGTGTGCCTTTCTGCCATTCCTGAATGAACTGCTCACTGATATCAGCATACTCGTCAAATGCTTCGTAATAATCCCCGTCTTTGAGTTCGGGGAGTATCTGATCCCAAAGAAAATCCTGACCATAGTTAGTAAATATTTCTATGCCTTTACCGCATCCTGAAAACCATCGGTCACGTTCTTCCATTGAAAGCATCAACACAAAACCATCTCTGCTTTGACCAAAGCCGAAACCATTGTAATCGTAATAATCATCGGCATAAGCCTGAGGACTTCTGTCACCCAGTGAATAGCAGGTAAATATCACAACGTCTATACTGTACTCTTCGCTTATCCTGTCAAGTTTTTCGAGCAGCTTTGATTCTTCGGAATCCGATAATATATCAGCATCATCCACCAGACGGGGTTTTTGTCTTTCGGTGGGGATGGTGCGGGTAGAATAATATTCATCTGGGATAGATGCGAATACAGGTATGGTGTTTATCACCATGACTGCGGCTGCCGCAAGGGCTGCAAATATCTTCTTCATGATGTGCACCCCCTATCTGAAAAACATATAGCCAACGCCGAATATTGCTGCCGCTGAAATTATTGCAGCTATCCAGAATGTGCGCCAGTATGCTTTGGTATCGCATGGGAGATTGCCTACGAATTTACCTGTCTGACCATTCATGCCGAAGAGGAAAGTCTTGCCCTCCCAGCTGGTGGTCAGCACCCACACGGGATAGAGTGCGTACTTTGCTTTTGATTGCTTCAGGCGGAGATTATCGCCCTCCTTGGTGACGCTGGAATATCCGGATACTGTTTTCCTGAATGCGTCGTCAACGCTTTCCTTGGCGCGGACGGTAGCACGTTCGGAAGTATCATCTGCAGCCACATCGTACTTGTCAGCCAGGTAGCCTGCAAGGTAGGCGGTCTGAAAGGGGACTGCATCCTTGAAGTTGAATGGTCCTACGGATTCCATAAGGTCATCGGGCATCTTGGTCGAACCGTCAACAGGTATATTATCAAATGACATAGTTCCCTCACGGTATACCGAGAAATAGCTTGTTTCGGTAACACGGTAATCGCCCTCGGTGTGTGAATGGGTACGGGTACACTTGTAGCGCACGCCGCCCTCAGCATCAGCATCAAATAACCAGCAAGGTACATAAATACCTTTTACTTCATCCAAGTGGTTCTGATCCTTGAATACCTTGGGCAGGAACTTTTTGCCGATGAGATGTTTTTTCAGACCCTCAACTGCCGCGTTCTTATCTACCTTGAATGGTATGACGTAATCAGGCTTCAGGGAACCGCGGAACTGACCTGTCATAACAACGGGATTATCACAATAGGGGCATTTTGTAGCGCCCAGTGTTTCATCAGCGATTATCTCACCGCCGCAGGACTGACAGGAATAGACACGCATATTGTCCGTTTCGCCCTCCTGCCACTGGTTTGCTTCAGGGTTCCAGTCTGTTTCATCGTTGCCGTCAGTGCTGAGATCCTCGTCATATGCAAGCAGAGTATCCATATCGAATTCGGTCTCACAGTAGGGGCATTTCATTTTCTGTACCTGAGAATTGAATTCGATAGCACCTGCACAGCAAGGACATTTATATTCTTGTACTGCCATGTATATTCTCCTAATCTATTCTGTATCAAGCGTCCGCATCTATACGGGCTCGCTATCTATACAAAATGATTGCAGAGATGCCTGCACCTCTGCAATCGAGTATTATCAGTTATATATGTACTTATCAGTTAGCATCGCTATCGTCGAAAACGTCGCCGCATTCGGGACAGAACTTGGGAGGATTGGAAGGATCAGCGGGAGTCCATCCGCACTTGTCGCACTTGAATACTTTAGCACCTGC
Encoded proteins:
- a CDS encoding HAD family hydrolase, whose translation is MKYIYKERLRAGTVELMNYIQSEGIELWIYTTSFRSERYIRGLFRCYGIKPDQVVNGQRHADEVQKDHAEGMPSKYPSKYRIDLHIDDDISVAQNGRTYGFRVFTVGEQDDEWAEKIKAEIAKIRNRNEKQ
- a CDS encoding TPM domain-containing protein — translated: MKKIFAALAAAAVMVINTIPVFASIPDEYYSTRTIPTERQKPRLVDDADILSDSEESKLLEKLDRISEEYSIDVVIFTCYSLGDRSPQAYADDYYDYNGFGFGQSRDGFVLMLSMEERDRWFSGCGKGIEIFTNYGQDFLWDQILPELKDGDYYEAFDEYADISEQFIQEWQKGTPYDVDHRAKGKLHYGWYIGAIVGGAVIGFIISESIKSQLTSVSMQHGADDYIRKNSFKVNIQRDNFLYKNVSRTHIERSSGGGGGGTSSHHSSSGSSHSGSGGKF
- a CDS encoding AraC family transcriptional regulator encodes the protein MFFDDYPIIGTETRLPIYIITIGKNEYQSHVSRPEGFRYPQLIYCTKGSGMLNVGGASYRISPNMGFFLPAEVPHEYYTTGDVWDTHWITAGGYGYDRMLKEFGMTEPRVFRLSDINVLEEGFMKMHEALRYDTIFGNYRASGLLYNFLIDFYRVVSGEYEGSGPSGPLVKAIDYINRNYQEKITLEQLCDVSGVSKQHLCRLFRKSLNCRPTEYVAKRRIREAKTLLANTEKPIEQIAVETGFCTPGYLCELFKRYEEVTPGEYRKEFTRD